The following coding sequences are from one Paenibacillus sp. FSL R5-0912 window:
- a CDS encoding carbohydrate ABC transporter permease — protein MAKHKYFNRILAHLVLLLGAAVMILPFVWMVLTSFKSVTESTSMNPFIFFPKTWRAENYLEVWRQNNFLVLYWNTFAMMALRVLCAVMFSAMAAYAFARLRFPGRNFFFSLVLFQMMVPTQIFIIPQYLMVDALGMRNTIFALLFPGLVSAFGTFLLRQFFMGLPKELEEAAKIDGCNIGQTFARIMLPLVRSGLVALGIFTALFSFKDLMWPMIVNTSSDAATLSSALAKIQSAFAVDYPELMAASVLAIWPMLLIYILFQRQFIEGIATSGGKL, from the coding sequence TTGGCCAAACATAAATACTTTAACCGGATCTTAGCTCACCTTGTGCTGCTCCTGGGAGCGGCTGTCATGATTCTTCCGTTCGTCTGGATGGTGCTGACCTCGTTCAAGTCAGTTACGGAGTCCACCTCGATGAATCCTTTTATCTTTTTCCCCAAGACCTGGCGGGCGGAGAACTATCTGGAGGTATGGCGCCAGAATAACTTTCTGGTCCTCTACTGGAACACCTTTGCGATGATGGCGCTTCGGGTGCTGTGTGCCGTAATGTTCAGCGCGATGGCTGCGTATGCTTTTGCCAGGCTGAGGTTCCCGGGGCGCAATTTCTTCTTCAGTCTCGTATTGTTTCAGATGATGGTGCCGACGCAGATCTTCATCATCCCGCAATATTTGATGGTCGATGCACTGGGGATGCGCAATACAATATTTGCCTTGCTGTTCCCGGGTCTGGTCAGTGCCTTCGGCACCTTCCTGTTGAGACAATTCTTCATGGGCCTGCCGAAGGAGCTGGAGGAGGCGGCCAAAATTGACGGCTGCAATATCGGGCAGACGTTTGCCAGAATCATGCTCCCGCTGGTCCGCTCCGGTCTGGTGGCCCTCGGGATATTCACGGCCCTGTTCTCCTTCAAGGACCTGATGTGGCCGATGATCGTCAACACCAGTTCGGATGCGGCGACTCTCTCCTCGGCTCTGGCGAAGATTCAAAGCGCCTTCGCCGTGGACTACCCGGAGCTGATGGCGGCTTCCGTACTGGCGATTTGGCCGATGCTGCTTATCTACATCCTGTTCCAGCGGCAATTCATCGAAGGGATTGCAACTTCGGGGGGCAAGCTCTGA
- a CDS encoding ABC transporter substrate-binding protein, producing the protein MITRRIGIWGSAMLLLVTIAGCDARSRTDASLLSGEAPGGREPVTLRYSSYLLDTAQAGKVYFDAIAEFEKLHPQIQIEADFIQNNNYTAGIKIRLLGGEPMDVFDTWSPSLFEEFRGLRTDMYLDLTGAEFLKEFYPNSLLPVTVGGRVYGAPEVMHSDGLLYNKTLFDSLGLEVPRTWDEFLALCVKLKGEGLIPVAMDAEWSTAQFFWGSIMSDNGADAAWTKKLESGEIRTHDPVFVDAIQKHRYIIDRGFVPPNWKSLKHEQAKDLVGTGRAAMIITGTWDIPSIKERNPGQDIRFMMVPGSVKTVPNINVGTYRVISSRTEHPEEAKQFVAFMNGRTTQEKLAAGALAVPSVISAPTDRTDSVSSIAAAVTREDATLYWPHTVSTESLQVKIQEGVNQYLAGQPLETALADIQQAIDEAAARRRESK; encoded by the coding sequence ATGATTACGAGGAGAATTGGGATTTGGGGCAGCGCGATGCTGCTGCTGGTCACGATTGCCGGATGTGATGCCCGGAGCCGTACGGACGCCTCCCTTCTGTCCGGCGAAGCACCAGGAGGGCGTGAACCCGTCACGCTGCGTTACTCCAGCTATCTGCTGGATACAGCGCAGGCGGGCAAGGTGTATTTCGATGCGATTGCCGAATTTGAGAAGCTTCATCCCCAGATCCAGATCGAAGCAGACTTTATACAGAATAATAATTATACGGCAGGGATCAAGATCCGGCTGTTGGGCGGTGAGCCGATGGATGTGTTCGATACCTGGTCGCCCAGCCTGTTCGAGGAATTCCGTGGCCTGCGGACTGATATGTATCTGGACCTGACCGGGGCCGAGTTCCTCAAGGAATTCTATCCCAACTCGCTGCTGCCGGTTACGGTCGGCGGCCGCGTGTACGGTGCGCCGGAGGTAATGCACAGTGACGGGCTGCTCTACAACAAAACCTTGTTCGACTCTCTGGGGCTGGAGGTTCCGCGCACCTGGGACGAGTTCCTGGCGCTGTGCGTGAAGCTGAAGGGGGAAGGGCTTATTCCGGTGGCAATGGATGCCGAATGGTCGACGGCCCAGTTCTTCTGGGGGTCGATCATGTCGGATAACGGGGCCGATGCCGCCTGGACGAAGAAGCTGGAGAGCGGGGAGATCCGGACCCATGACCCGGTATTCGTGGATGCGATCCAGAAGCACCGTTACATTATTGACCGGGGGTTCGTGCCGCCGAACTGGAAGAGTCTGAAGCATGAGCAGGCCAAGGATCTGGTCGGCACAGGCCGCGCGGCCATGATTATTACCGGAACCTGGGACATCCCCAGCATCAAGGAGCGCAACCCTGGACAGGATATCCGGTTCATGATGGTGCCGGGCAGCGTGAAGACGGTGCCTAATATCAACGTCGGCACCTACCGGGTGATCAGCTCCCGGACAGAGCATCCGGAGGAGGCCAAGCAGTTCGTGGCATTCATGAACGGCAGAACCACACAGGAGAAGCTCGCCGCAGGCGCGCTGGCTGTGCCTTCCGTCATCTCGGCGCCGACGGACCGGACCGATTCGGTATCCTCCATTGCAGCGGCGGTCACGCGGGAGGACGCCACGCTCTATTGGCCGCACACCGTATCCACAGAATCACTCCAGGTGAAGATTCAGGAGGGCGTGAATCAATATCTGGCCGGGCAGCCCCTGGAGACAGCCCTGGCCGATATCCAGCAAGCGATAGATGAGGCCGCGGCAAGGCGGCGGGAATCAAAGTGA